The nucleotide sequence ATAAACTAACTATGGCAACTTATTTAATTGGTGATATTCATGGCTGTTACCATGAACTGCGCCACCTTCTTGATAAAGTCAGTTTCAATCCAGCACAAGACACATTGTGGTTAACGGGTGATCTTGTTGCACGAGGCCCTGATTCTCTTGAAGTACTGCGCTTTGTAAAAAGCTTAGGGACTTCACTTAAACTCGTCTTGGGCAATCATGATCTTCATCTTTTAGGTGTATTTGCAAAAATTAGCCGCAACAAACCAAGAGATAAGTTGAATGATTTACTTAATGCGCCAGATGCAGACGAATTAATTAATTGGTTAAGACGCCAACCTGTATTGCAAGTTGATGAAGACAAAAAAATCATCATGGCTCACGCAGGGATCACGCCACAATGGGATTTAGAAACAGCCAAAATGTGCGCTCGTGAAGTCGAAGCTATTTTAAGTAGTGATAGCTACCCTTTATTTATTAACTCAATGTATGGTGATTTACCAAACAACTGGTCACCAGAACTTTCGGGTCTAGCGCGATTACGCTTTAGTACTAATGCACTCACTCGTATGCGTTACTGCTTTCCTAATGGTCAGCTTGATATGATTTGCAAAGATAAACCACAAGACGCGCCTGCACCATTAAAGCCTTGGTTCGATTTGCCAAGCCAATTACCTGAAGGTTATAGCATTATATTTGGGCATTGGGCCTCTCTTGAAGGGAAAGGCACTCCTGATAATATTTATGCGTTAGATACGGGATGTTGCTGGGGTGGGGATCTCACTTGTTTACGTTGGGAAGACAAACAATATTTCACTCAATCTAGCCTATCTGCACCCAAATAAATCACTTATTATCCCCTTCCTTCTTGAAGCGCAAAAATGGCTACATTGCCTTTTGCGCTATGCGGGCTTTATCCTCACATATTACCTAAATTACTCTTTTTTATTCTAAAGAGAACATTTTACATACAAAAACGAACACTTTAAAATCCCCCTAAATTTAACTGTTAATAATCAAGATGTTATTTTTTTTCATAGCAAAATAAGTATAGAAAAACACGATATTAAGAATAAAAAATCTCTATATTGATTAATATCTCATATATTATTCTTATAAAATGAGTTTATTAAAATATAAATAATGATTACATTTAATAAATCTTTATAAATAAAAATTTTAGTTAGAATAATAAATCTTATTTTTTATTATTCTTATATTAATAAAATAGGAATAATAAAAAGGGAGATATTTAATCTCCCTTTTTATTTAATTCTTGTTATTTTCTTCTTTTTAATATTTCGAAGCAGTAGTTATGTGAGTTATTTTCATCTGCTTCATGGTATTCCATAAAGGTAGAATCCCACTCATCAGGCTCATAATCTGGGAATGTTGTATCACCGATGACTTCAGCATCGATATGAGTTAGATAGAGTGTATTTGCCATAGGCAGAAATTGCTCATACACTTTTCCACCACCGATAACCATAATTTCTTCATGATTTTCAGCAGCTTGCAAAGCTTCTTCTACGGATTTAACCCAAACAACATCGCTATCTGTTCCTGGCTGGCTACTTAAAACAATATTAAGACGATTCGGTAAAGGACGTCCAATAGACTCATAAGTCACCCGACCCATAATAACGGGTTTATTTAGCGTATTCTTTTTAAACCATGCTAGGTCGCCCGGTAATGTCCAAGGCATTGCCTTTTCCATACCAATAATGCGATCCATCGCTAATGCTGCGATTAAACTAATATTCATTTACACACCTACGGGTAAAGATGGGAAAAAAACTGTTCACACTATACGTAAAGCTAAAACCTGAGTCGATACAAATTATGCTTCCTTGATAATAAATAATTGCTTTATACTCGAAATGTTAACTTAATCATATAAGATTCAATCATTATAATATTGTTATATACAAGGCGCTATTATGCTTGAAACTTCTTTAGTTGTTTTTACAATTGCTTTACTTGGTATGATCTCACCAGGTCCTGACTTTTTTCTCGTTGTAAAAAATGCTGCACGTTATCAACGATCTGCGGCAATGATGACCGCAATGGGTATTGTAGCTGCATTGCTTGTGCATATGTCATATTGTGTTGCAGGTATTGCTGTGCTTATCACCACAACACCTTGGCTTTTTTCCATCTTAAAATATGCTGGAGCCGCATATTTACTGTGGATTGGTTTTCAGAGCTTACTCTCAAAATCTAATCATTCGATTGATGAAAAAGCAGCACAACATTCACAAATCAGCTTTAAAAAAGCCTTTATGCAAGGTTTTCTCTGTAATTTACTTAACCCTAAAGCCACCTTGTTCTTCCTTGCCGTTTTCACTCAAGTATTAAGTGTTGATTCCAGCATCGGTGAAAAATTATGGTATGCCTTTATTATTTGGGGTTTAGCTTTAGTCTATTGGCCTTTATTGGTTCTATTAATCCAAAGTGCGCCAGTCAGAAAAATGCTCAATAAAATCCAAAAAAGCATTGATAAAGTGCTGGGTGTAGTACTGATTGGTTTGGGGATTAAAGTAGCATTAAGTTAACCTTATCTTCTGAGAAAAGCACCTTTATAGGTGCTTTTCTTTTCACTTAGCACTCTAGCCGTTTAAACACATCTAAAATTTGATCCACTCTAATAAGATATTGTTCTTTATCTATTCCTATATATGAATCATCATTAATTTTATTTAAATGTTGGAAAATATAGCTATTAATATCTTTAATAATATTATTTGTATTTTTCATAATTTTATTAAATTGTTCATGATTTATACAATCTAATTTATATTTATTTATCACATCATTCAAAACTTTTAAATAATATTCTGCCGCACAATAACGATTAAAATATTCTTGTAATTTTTTTACTTCTTTCGTTTCTTCAACGCCTTCAATCTCTTCAACTACAATACCAATAAGATCTTTTATAAATTCATTAAAATCAATATTTTTATTAATCATATTTTTCATGATATTCTTAAACGCTTGCTTTAATTCATCAGAACGTTCAATGACATAACTATTTTCTAAAAATAAATCTAGTTTTTTTACTTTCAGGCTAGATTCAAAATCACTTTTATTCTTATCAAAGTAGTCTTCAATAATATCGAAGAAAATTTTCTTTTTTATTTCATTATTTACTTCTGTAATTAGAGAGTTGAATAGAAATAAATAATTTGATATACATTTTGATTCAATGATTAATTTAAATGGATTAAATTTACGCTTATTATCTTCTAAGAAATATGCTATTTTTGTTACTAATAATAAATCACCTTTTGTTTTAACATACTGACCAACAAACCAATTAAATGAGTTTAATTTATTATTATCATTATAATCAATAATAAAATCATGCAATTCTTTTTTGCTAATAGTTATTTTATCAAGATCCTTTACCTTCTTTTTGCGTATATCATCAGTTAAAAATTTTGATAAATTAAACATCCATTTTGTTTTAATAAATTCTATTTTTTTCTCTACATTAAAAATAGACTTTATTTTCTCTACTATTTTATAGATAAAAGATTTTTTTTCGACTGATAAAAAGAGAGAAAGATTGATATTTTCTATCTTATTAATTCTATTTCTAGCTTTATTTAAATCAACAGAAAATTCATTACATGAATAATTAAAAGAAGTATCATTACTTATTGATTTAACCATAATTGTCACACTCTATTAAATAATAATACTTATACTTAAATTAATAATTTTAAATATAAAAAAAAGCCCTTATTACTAAGGGCTTTAATATTTAAATTAATTAATACAATTTAGAAATTAATTTTCAATGTTGCATTAATTCCACTTGAACTTACATCACTATTATATTGACCTTGGTAAGACAGCCCGAAAGTCGTTGATTTACTTAATTGCGCATCAACACCTAAGCCAACACCAAATAAATTATCCAGTTTGCCACCTCGTAATGTTGCATCACCAGAATTTGATAAGAAGAGACGTGATTCAGGGCGATTGTCACCAAACAAGTGGCTTGCAGAAATATCGCCTTTTAATGCCATATTTATATTACCTGCCATAAATGGATAGCCACCACGTAAACCGATAGTACCCACTTGAATATCTTGTGAGTCTGTCTTAGTGGTAAATTTCATATTACCGACATTCTCATTGATATCATCAGTTGATACACGTAACCAGCTAAATCCTGCATATGGTTCAATAGAATACTGATTGGTATTAAATTGAGTATAAGCCCCTTCTAAGAAAATTTGAGTAATTTTTGCATCATAACTGGTAGAGTTATAACCTGCATTTTGTCCTATCCAAAGTGTTCTTTTTGCATCTCTATCTTGGTTAGTATGTGTGAAACCATAGTTCAATGAAGCCACGTCATACAAATTAGAAACACCGTAAGCACCAATATGAATATCGTTGCTGTCTATTTTACCGTGCTCATTACCTTTATATTTGGTTGAACCCGCACCAAAGAACAGACCCGCCTTAGTATTTTCAGTCACATCAATTTCTGCGCCTAATAAGCCGACATAGAAATCAACATCCATATTGCTGTGACCATAATCAGCATTACCCCATTGACCAATGCCTGTCATCCAAATACGTGCGTTGCTGTTATCCAATTTAGCATAGCGACCTTGACCAATACCCATGGCTTGATCTTTCACTATCCGCGTTAACCCTAAAACATTAACCACACTCGCACTATTGGCATTTAAATACATATCACTACCTAATGATTCATAGGTCTTATTCAGATCTCTTTCATTCATTGGTAATACTACATTAAATAGATCACCACTACCTGTATTATCTAAAGCATTGGCAATAGAACGACCATTTTCATTATTAGCAAAAGTCGCTAAAGACGTATTTTCTTTTTTACTTAATGTGCCTGTAATGGTGTTGTCTTTTACAGCAACATTTTTATCAAATAATGCATAATCATTATTTGAAGCTACATTGTTATTCGCTAACATTTTAGCTTTAACGCGATTATCAACTAAATTGTCTGCATTAACGGTGCCTGTTGCGACAGTATTATTTAGGTAGATATCTTTTAATTGCCCTTCATTATCAGCACCAACGTCTAAATTCGCGCCTTTGTTGAGTGCAATATCACCAACATTAACATCATGTCCAACGGTAACTAAATAAGTCCCTTTATCGTTGATATTAATATTAGCTTTGTGGCTTTCATTTGAGGCCAATTGACCTTTTTGAGTAAAAGTATCGTTATAGCGATCAATAACACTTAATTTGCCGCCATTCACATTGACCGCTTCTGTGCCAAATGATTCTGTAAAGCCATATAAAGTACCTTGTTCGACTGTTGTACCTCCGCGATAAGTATTATCGCCAGTCATCACTAATGTACCTTCACCTTTTTTAACTAAAGTGCCGTCATATAAACCCGCGTCAATTTTAGCCTGAATAGCATCAGCACGTTTTTGGTAATACTCTTTACGCCATTTTTCAGCATCTTCTTTGCTGACAATGTGTGAGGTTGGATCTGGGTTACCATCATTGATAACAAAATCAGTTCCTAAATTGTAGTCACCTCCCGCAGCAATGCCTTTGTCTTTATATTCAGTTAACCAGGCAAGATCTTCTTGTTCACGTAAATCTAAAGCTACTTGTGAGATATCATTTGTCCATACATCAAGTGGCATCATGCTTAGGTCATACTCAAATTTACCTAAGAATTGACCAGGTCCATACATGCCTTTATCTAAATCTGGTGTACCCCAACCATAACGCACATCAGGAGTGCCTTCTGCCGCAGTCCAGCTATCATATAAAGAGCCATCTGGATTACGGTGATTAGCCGTTGTAAACATCACATCACGCACTTGCATTGCATTCATTGAAGCATAACGTGACATTAATACACCCATCGCGCCAGTAACATGAGGCGCTGCCATTGATGTACCACTAAAGGTATTCCAGCCAGCATTGCCCTCTTCATCAACAACTGAAGAATAAATAGCACGACCAGGTGCAACAACCGTCCACCATTTCGCATTACCCGCTTCATTAAAGACTTTAATTAATTGATAGCCTGATTTATCGGCTGTTTGCTCTAGTCCCGCAACTGCAATCCAATGTTTTTCTGCCTCAGGATTAAAATAAGGATAAAGAGGACGATAATAAGGCTGGGCAAAATCTCGGTTACCTGTTGTAAACACTTGTACTACGTTAGTCCCTTTTACGGCGTCATAAGCGGCATCAACAAAGGAAGGCTTATCACCATAGACTTTTTTGAAATAGAAATATTCGTATTCAGTTTGCGCTGTGGTATCAACAGGCATGTGTACAGTGGTATTTCCCCCATCAGGACCTTTAGTTGGAATAGTATTAACAATTCGAGGGTTTGTTCCCCAACTGTTATTAATTACCTGCGCCCCTGCATCTACCATCGCTTTCCAGCCAGTATAGAAATAAGCGTAATCTTGATAAGGGCCGTAGTTATTGCTATCTGTTGCGCCAGTATTTCCTAAATAAACATCAGAACCCCACGCAACCCCATGCATGCCATTACCGTCACGGTTAGCACCGACTGTTCCTGTAACGTGTGTACCATGTGTATCATTCACACCTTTGATCCAACCTCCATCAACATCAAAGGCTTGACCTTTTTCATAATGCCCGCCCATTTCTTGAGGATAACGCATCCCTGTTGAGCCATATTGACCTTTGGCTTTCACCGCATGAAAACGTGAACCACTTAACTCTTCATGTGATAATAATGCACCAGAGTCCATTACACCGATTTTGGCACCTTGCCCATGAAAACCAAGTGCATAAGCACTAGAGGCATTCATAGCAGCCAGCCCCCAGTCTTTTTGATATTCTTGGCTTTCCCAACTTTTGGTATCTCCTAATTGCCCAGCTTCTGAATATGCTACGGAATATCCAGAAAAAAGAAGTGCTGATGCAACAATGGAAAGTTGAAATATATTATTATTTATTTTATTTTTTTTATTCATTTTGTGATGATGACTTAAAGCTATTTCTTTGTTCATTCTGTACCTTCAGTTATATTAAAATTTAATAACATTAATTAAGGATCAAAAATAAAAGACGCAAAGATTCTCTAGTTTCTAGAGAAATAATTACTTGAAGGGCATCTCAAAAATATGATTTCATGCCACAAAAATAGATAGATTGACTACGTAATCACAAATTAATAGATAGATTAAACAAAATCAGATCACTTGTTATTATATTACAAACAACAAAAATTAACCTATCTCAATATTAACCTCATTAATGACAATATTTAAATCAACTTAATAAAGAGAACTTAAATAAATAAACAAAAATATCAAATTGATTAACAATTTTTTTTGAGAATATTTTTCTCTATTTAACTTTAGTCTAAAAAATATAATCCACATTATTTTTGATATAAAAAAAACAGTATCTTTATTTTAAAAATACTGTTTTCCTTTTAATTGGTGTTACTACTTAGTTTTTATTCTAAAGGCGTAACTTCCATTTGTCCTACCATACCTTTATCTGCATTTTCTAATAACTGACTGTAATATAGAAAAGGAAAATGCGAATAAGAAGGTTGTTTTAATTCCACCAGCAATTCACTTTGGCTTTCAATCCAAACAGTATCTTTCCAGCCAAAATCTGCAGGTGCGGGTTTCTGACCATTATGGTTAATCACTTTAAAACGAGCACCTTCAATATGGAATGGTTGCGGCGTCGGTACTGTTACAAGCCAACGCTCCCACCCATTTTGCTTACCGACTAAATCAATTCTTGAAAGCTCCCAACGAGCATTATTTATTCCCGGAGGACTGTTATGCAGTTGAATGGTTCTAGGCTGAATAGAGGTGGTGATTTGTGTGTCATCTACCGCTAATTGTGCAGGTGCTTTGTCTGTTACTAATGACATTAACCCAGTTGGTTTAATGGTTAATATATTGGCATTACGTAGTAAATCTGAAGGTTCAAAAATACCACGAAGTCTATCCATAAAACCCGCACTTTGCCCTGCGGTAATTGTGACTTCACCACCTTCAGACATATCAACCAATATTTCACGTCGCTCACCCGGAGCCATTGGAATTGATTTCAGCTCTACGGGAGATGTTAATAGACCTTGATCAGAGGCGATAAGGTAAAGTGAACGACCATCATTTGCGGTTAGTTCATAACGACGAGCATTAGATGCATTGACTAAACGTAAGCGGATCCAACCTCTAGAGACTTCAATATAAGGATCTTCACGTCCATTGACTAGCAATGTATCACCATAGAAACCATCACTAGCGGCTTCTTTGTCATATTGTGGTGTACCAAAATTATCAATCCGCTTATCTTGAATAATGATCGGAAAGTCATTCACTCCATAATGTTTTGGTAAAGGTAGGGATTTGCTCTCTTCATCTTCCACAATCCACATTCCCACCAACCCATTATAAACATGAGGTGCCATTTTAAAGGGAGTATTGGCGTGATACCAACATGTTGCTGCTTTCTGACGAATAGGCAATACTGGCGACCAGTAAGCGCCAGGTGACATTAATCTTGCCGCGCCACCGACTTGTGTACCCGGAACTAATAAGCCGCTTACCGTCATTGATACCGCTTCATTAAGGCGATTACTATAAATAAGTTTTATATCATCGCCACTTTTTACTTTGATTGTCGGTCCCGGAGTTGAGCCATTGATCCCCCAAACTTCCGCTTTTTGCGTACCATTAAACGCCCAATGAACATTTTGCAACGTCAAAAACAGCGGCTGACCACGACGAGATTCCAACAATGGCGGTATAGGTAATTGTTTATCATTGACTGATTCAGCACGAACAGAAGAAGATATAGAGCCCAGACATACCGCTAAGCCTGAAGCCTGAATAAACTGGCGACGACTAAATGACATACTTTCTCCGCAACAAAATACAAATATTCCTATCGCATAATCAAAAATGCTGTGACAGGAAAAAAAAGCTGCTGTGATTTAAAGACAAAAGGACTTAAATGAAATTACAGGAGCATAATAGCGCGGATGTGACATAAATCCTAAAAATAGTTGATAATCAGCACTCTTATATCCCCGCCCGCATTGGGCGAGGGTTTACGGCGTTTTTTGCTAACAAAGAAACTAAATAAGTATTAATTTAATTTACCTGGAAAATCACGCTTATTCATTTCTTCAACTTCTTTATCTAGCTCTTCGATTTTCGCTTTCATAATTTGACGACAATCTTCTGCTAATTCTCGAACTTGATCTTTGCTGTATTTTGAAACATCAATTGGAGGCAACATTTCAACAATAACGTAACCATTATTCCAACGATTTAGCTTAATTTTATCCTGTGTTGTAGAAACACAAACAGGAATAATAGGCACGCCAGCTTGAATGGCTGCATGGAACGCCCCTGTTTTAAACGGTAAAAGGCCGCGACCACGGCTACGAGTTCCTTCAGGAAACATCCAAACAGAAATCTTCTTCGATTTAATTTGATCAGCAACTTGTGAAATAGTGCCATGCGCTTTAGAGCGGTTTGCTCTATCAATCAAAATATTACCCGTTATCCAATACAACTGACCAAAGAAAGGAATAAAAATTAAGCTTTTTTTACCCACTGTTACGGTATTAGGTTGTACCGCATTTGACATCGTCACCATATCAAAATTGTTTTGATGGTTTCCGATATAAATACTTGGGCCATAGCTTTCCGCTTCTTTTGGAAAACGCTCAACGAGTTTAATCCCAAAAACAGTAGATAACTTGCCGAATAAGCGTCCGTAAGTCATTACATGTTTAGGATTTCTTGGTGAAAACATGCAATAAATCATTCCAAACGTCACCACAATAATGGTGTAAAGAATGACAATGATGCCTCGAATAATGGCTAACATAAGTTTTAGCGTCCTAAATAGAAGTGGGTCAACAGACCCACTCAATATCAATTAAGTATTAGATTTAATTTGTTTCAATATCAATATGATCGATAACTTGAGCACCGCGAGGTAAAGAGGTTCCTCGGCGTCCACGTTTTGCTTTAAAGCTAACTAACTCATTCATCGACATTGTCATTTTACGTTTACCAAAATGCAGGGTAACAGAGGCATTTTCAGGTAATACTCGTAACCAAGCGACGTTATCCTCACCACTTGCTGCTTGTGAAGCTGGAATAGAAACCATCTGGTTTCCCTTTCCTTTTACCATAGTGGGTAATTCTGCTGCTTCAAAAATCAGCATTCTACCGCCTTTAGTAATGATCATAATGAGATCAGTGAGCTCATTATTCAAGCGTTGTGGCGGTAATGGTAATGCATTTTCAGGTAAAGTCAGTAGTGATTTTCCTGCTTTATTTTTAGAAGTTAAATCATCAACCTGACAGATAAAACCATAACCAGCATCAGATGCCATTAAGATCTTATCGGTATTTTCGCCCATAACAACATGACGTAATTGCGCACCTTTCTGAACTTTTAATCGTTCAGTTAGCGCATCGCCTTTGCTACGACCAGAAGGTAATGCATCAACATCAACAGTATAGCTTTGACCTGTGGTATCAATTAAGTGTACCGGTTGATTACTCATACCTTCAACGGCATCAAAATAGTCATCACCAGATTTAAAACCAGCTGATTTAGCATCAATGTTATGTCCTTTTTGGCAACGAATAAGCCCTTTTTCAGACATAATGACGGTAACAGCTTCAGGATGTAGATGTTTTAACGGAATAGGTTCATCACCCGCATTACCGCTAAAATAGTTGATCTCTTCTGCTTTAAGCACTTCTTGCTGACCATCAACAGTAAAGATTAATGCTTCATCTTTAGGTGCAAACAGCATTTGTTCAATCACATCGCCTTGCTCTTTTCCTAAAGACACCAAGCGAGTACCACGTCCTTTTTTATTCATTTCATTCAGTTGTTCTGCTGAAATGGCTAAAATACGTGTTTTGTCAGTGA is from Proteus columbae and encodes:
- the apaH gene encoding bis(5'-nucleosyl)-tetraphosphatase (symmetrical) ApaH; translation: MATYLIGDIHGCYHELRHLLDKVSFNPAQDTLWLTGDLVARGPDSLEVLRFVKSLGTSLKLVLGNHDLHLLGVFAKISRNKPRDKLNDLLNAPDADELINWLRRQPVLQVDEDKKIIMAHAGITPQWDLETAKMCAREVEAILSSDSYPLFINSMYGDLPNNWSPELSGLARLRFSTNALTRMRYCFPNGQLDMICKDKPQDAPAPLKPWFDLPSQLPEGYSIIFGHWASLEGKGTPDNIYALDTGCCWGGDLTCLRWEDKQYFTQSSLSAPK
- the folA gene encoding type 3 dihydrofolate reductase — protein: MNISLIAALAMDRIIGMEKAMPWTLPGDLAWFKKNTLNKPVIMGRVTYESIGRPLPNRLNIVLSSQPGTDSDVVWVKSVEEALQAAENHEEIMVIGGGKVYEQFLPMANTLYLTHIDAEVIGDTTFPDYEPDEWDSTFMEYHEADENNSHNYCFEILKRRK
- a CDS encoding LysE family translocator: MLETSLVVFTIALLGMISPGPDFFLVVKNAARYQRSAAMMTAMGIVAALLVHMSYCVAGIAVLITTTPWLFSILKYAGAAYLLWIGFQSLLSKSNHSIDEKAAQHSQISFKKAFMQGFLCNLLNPKATLFFLAVFTQVLSVDSSIGEKLWYAFIIWGLALVYWPLLVLLIQSAPVRKMLNKIQKSIDKVLGVVLIGLGIKVALS
- the pta gene encoding autotransporter Pta: MNKEIALSHHHKMNKKNKINNNIFQLSIVASALLFSGYSVAYSEAGQLGDTKSWESQEYQKDWGLAAMNASSAYALGFHGQGAKIGVMDSGALLSHEELSGSRFHAVKAKGQYGSTGMRYPQEMGGHYEKGQAFDVDGGWIKGVNDTHGTHVTGTVGANRDGNGMHGVAWGSDVYLGNTGATDSNNYGPYQDYAYFYTGWKAMVDAGAQVINNSWGTNPRIVNTIPTKGPDGGNTTVHMPVDTTAQTEYEYFYFKKVYGDKPSFVDAAYDAVKGTNVVQVFTTGNRDFAQPYYRPLYPYFNPEAEKHWIAVAGLEQTADKSGYQLIKVFNEAGNAKWWTVVAPGRAIYSSVVDEEGNAGWNTFSGTSMAAPHVTGAMGVLMSRYASMNAMQVRDVMFTTANHRNPDGSLYDSWTAAEGTPDVRYGWGTPDLDKGMYGPGQFLGKFEYDLSMMPLDVWTNDISQVALDLREQEDLAWLTEYKDKGIAAGGDYNLGTDFVINDGNPDPTSHIVSKEDAEKWRKEYYQKRADAIQAKIDAGLYDGTLVKKGEGTLVMTGDNTYRGGTTVEQGTLYGFTESFGTEAVNVNGGKLSVIDRYNDTFTQKGQLASNESHKANININDKGTYLVTVGHDVNVGDIALNKGANLDVGADNEGQLKDIYLNNTVATGTVNADNLVDNRVKAKMLANNNVASNNDYALFDKNVAVKDNTITGTLSKKENTSLATFANNENGRSIANALDNTGSGDLFNVVLPMNERDLNKTYESLGSDMYLNANSASVVNVLGLTRIVKDQAMGIGQGRYAKLDNSNARIWMTGIGQWGNADYGHSNMDVDFYVGLLGAEIDVTENTKAGLFFGAGSTKYKGNEHGKIDSNDIHIGAYGVSNLYDVASLNYGFTHTNQDRDAKRTLWIGQNAGYNSTSYDAKITQIFLEGAYTQFNTNQYSIEPYAGFSWLRVSTDDINENVGNMKFTTKTDSQDIQVGTIGLRGGYPFMAGNINMALKGDISASHLFGDNRPESRLFLSNSGDATLRGGKLDNLFGVGLGVDAQLSKSTTFGLSYQGQYNSDVSSSGINATLKINF
- the ftsP gene encoding cell division protein FtsP produces the protein MSFSRRQFIQASGLAVCLGSISSSVRAESVNDKQLPIPPLLESRRGQPLFLTLQNVHWAFNGTQKAEVWGINGSTPGPTIKVKSGDDIKLIYSNRLNEAVSMTVSGLLVPGTQVGGAARLMSPGAYWSPVLPIRQKAATCWYHANTPFKMAPHVYNGLVGMWIVEDEESKSLPLPKHYGVNDFPIIIQDKRIDNFGTPQYDKEAASDGFYGDTLLVNGREDPYIEVSRGWIRLRLVNASNARRYELTANDGRSLYLIASDQGLLTSPVELKSIPMAPGERREILVDMSEGGEVTITAGQSAGFMDRLRGIFEPSDLLRNANILTIKPTGLMSLVTDKAPAQLAVDDTQITTSIQPRTIQLHNSPPGINNARWELSRIDLVGKQNGWERWLVTVPTPQPFHIEGARFKVINHNGQKPAPADFGWKDTVWIESQSELLVELKQPSYSHFPFLYYSQLLENADKGMVGQMEVTPLE
- a CDS encoding 1-acylglycerol-3-phosphate O-acyltransferase, yielding MLAIIRGIIVILYTIIVVTFGMIYCMFSPRNPKHVMTYGRLFGKLSTVFGIKLVERFPKEAESYGPSIYIGNHQNNFDMVTMSNAVQPNTVTVGKKSLIFIPFFGQLYWITGNILIDRANRSKAHGTISQVADQIKSKKISVWMFPEGTRSRGRGLLPFKTGAFHAAIQAGVPIIPVCVSTTQDKIKLNRWNNGYVIVEMLPPIDVSKYSKDQVRELAEDCRQIMKAKIEELDKEVEEMNKRDFPGKLN
- a CDS encoding DNA gyrase C-terminal beta-propeller domain-containing protein; amino-acid sequence: MSEKGLIRCQKGHNIDAKSAGFKSGDDYFDAVEGMSNQPVHLIDTTGQSYTVDVDALPSGRSKGDALTERLKVQKGAQLRHVVMGENTDKILMASDAGYGFICQVDDLTSKNKAGKSLLTLPENALPLPPQRLNNELTDLIMIITKGGRMLIFEAAELPTMVKGKGNQMVSIPASQAASGEDNVAWLRVLPENASVTLHFGKRKMTMSMNELVSFKAKRGRRGTSLPRGAQVIDHIDIETN